One stretch of Arachis hypogaea cultivar Tifrunner chromosome 20, arahy.Tifrunner.gnm2.J5K5, whole genome shotgun sequence DNA includes these proteins:
- the LOC112786717 gene encoding transcription factor bHLH143, translated as MVKDHMPWPCSQHMAGSSPCLNVPEPNLYGSSAYLNPSTFILPAVSVFPGFAAPAAPYLKAEPTNEVVQGFHQYLQSLPTLKEMHTEEAMQLQNANSVSLQKKLLIFDQSGNKTRLFYSSVLPQFQSQVVNATPYVYKDEKAANLGQKHLPNSSTEESDNDHIVNEESEMHEDTEEINALLYSDDSDFSGDDDDEVTSTGHSPLVTKRTYVMQEQYEDSKEEVASSGLPNKRRKSINGEYYRSPMPAGTAGLARLNDTYEHASDAESKYSSGRVYSGGAEQTKDNSSMVDDIQLKRDKIRESLRVLENLVPGAKGKNPLLVIDETIEYLNSLMTGTSGEDNITKGSSPP; from the coding sequence ATGGTTAAGGATCATATGCCTTGGCCTTGCTCACAGCATATGGCTGGGTCATCACCTTGTTTGAATGTGCCGGAGCCAAACTTGTATGGTTCTTCAGCATATCTGAATCCTAGTACATTCATCTTGCCTGCGGTGAGTGTATTTCCTGGATTTGCGGCTCCTGCTGCCCCATATCTGAAGGCTGAGCCCACCAATGAAGTAGTGCAGGGGTTCCATCAGTATCTTCAGTCATTGCCAACTTTGAAAGAAATGCATACTGAAGAGGCTATGCAACTGCAAAATGCAAATTCTGTATCTTTGCAGAAGAAGTTACTTATTTTCGACCAATCTGGTAATAAGACAAGGTTGTTTTATAGTTCTGTCTTGCCTCAGTTCCAGAGTCAAGTTGTTAATGCTACGCCATATGTATACAAGGACGAAAAGGCAGCTAATTTGGGTCAAAAGCATCTACCGAACAGTTCAACAGAAGAGTCTGATAATGATCATATAGTTAATGAAGAAAGTGAAATGCATGAAGACACAGAAGAAATCAATGCCTTGCTTTATTCTGATGATTCTGATTTCAGtggcgatgatgatgatgaggtaaCAAGTACAGGCCACTCTCCATTGGTTACTAAAAGGACTTATGTGATGCAAGAGCAGTATGAGGATTCAAAGGAGGAGGTTGCGAGCTCTGGTTTGCCAAACAAAAGGCGGAAGTCAATTAATGGCGAGTACTATAGATCACCAATGCCTGCAGGTACTGCGGGTTTAGCAAGACTAAATGATACCTATGAGCATGCCAGCGACGCTGAATCAAAATATTCCAGTGGCCGTGTGTATTCTGGAGGTGCTGAGCAAACTAAAGACAATAGTTCAATGGTGGATGATATTCAACTGAAAAGGGATAAAATCCGGGAATCATTGAGAGTACTTGAGAACTTAGTTCCTGGTGCAAAGGGAAAGAATCCACTGTTAGTCATTGATGAAACAATTGAGTACTTGAATTCTTTGATGACTGGTACTTCCGGAGAAGATAATATCACCAAAGGCTCATCGCCGCCATAG
- the LOC112786716 gene encoding root phototropism protein 3, translating to MWESESESAAVGQQYGGGVLTSTKHGVKTEGFVQRGHSWYVATDIPSDFLVQIGESSFHLHKYPLLSRSGKLNRIIYESRDPDINKIVMDDIPGGPEAFELAAKFCYGIAVDLTAGNISGLRCAAEYLEMTEDLEEGNLIFKTEAFLSYVVLSSWRDSIVVLKSCEKLSPWAENLQIVRRCSESIAWKACANPKGIRWSYTGRTAKISSPRWNSMSMKDSSPSRNQQVPPDWWFEDVSILRIDHFVRVVTAIKVKGMRFELIGASIMHYATKWLPGLINDTALQNDEASSCSISNSSSNTSGNSWKGGLHMVVAAPRDDASSSLQAKDHRLIIESLISIIPPQKDSVTCSFLLRLLRMANMLKVAPALVTELEKRVGMQFEQATLADLLIPCYNKSETMYDVDLVQRLLEHFLVQEQTETSSPGRQSFSDKHMGSSNLNAKARVARLVDSYLTEVSRDRNLSLTKFQVLAEALPESARTCDDGLYRAIDSYLKAHPTLSEHERKRLCRVMDCQKLSIDACLHAAQNERLPLRVVVQVLFSEQVKISNALASSSLKGDDESLNHPMVVNRKTLLEGTPQSFQEGWSTAKKDINTLKFELESVKAKYLELQNDMETLQKQFDKMMLKQKHTSAWSSGWKKLTKFTKTTNVENHDVPPHQLPTASEEHNRKTTRRWRNSIS from the exons ATGTGGGAATCAGAAAGTGAATCAGCAGCAGTAGGACAACAATATGGGGGTGGAGTACTCACATCAACCAAGCATGGTGTCAAGACAGAAGGATTTGTTCAAAGAGGCCACTCTTG GTATGTTGCAACTGATATTCCAAGTGACTTTCTAGTACAAATTGGAGAATCTAGCTTCCATTTGCATAAG TACCCCTTGCTATCTAGAAGTGGAAAGCTGAATAGGATCATATATGAATCCAGAGACCCGGATATAAATAAGATAGTTATGGATGATATCCCTGGTGGGCCTGAAGCTTTTGAGCTTGCAGCCAAATTCTGCTATGGAATTGCTGTTGATTTAACAGCAGGCAACATCTCTGGCCTAAGATGTGCTGCTGAGTATCTTGAAATGACAGAAGACTTAGAGGAAGGGAATCTCATATTCAAGACAGAAGCATTCCTCAGCTATGTTGTTCTGTCTTCTTGGAGAGACTCCATAGTGGTGTTGAAAAGCTGCGAAAAGCTCTCGCCTTGGGCCGAGAACCTCCAAATTGTTCGCCGGTGCAGCGAGTCCATAGCTTGGAAAGCTTGTGCTAATCCTAAAGGAATAAGGTGGTCTTACACCGGAAGAACAGCTAAAATTTCCAGCCCAAGATGGAATAGCATGAGCATGAAAGATTCAAGCCCAAGTAGGAATCAGCAGGTTCCTCCTGATTGGTGGTTTGAGGATGTTTCGATCCTCAGGATCGATCACTTTGTTAGAGTGGTAACTGCAATCAAGGTTAAGGGTATGAGATTTGAATTGATTGGTGCTTCAATAATGCATTATGCAACTAAGTGGCTACCAGGATTGATCAATGACACAGCACTCCAAAATGATGAAGCAAGTAGCTGCAGCATCAGTAACAGTAGTAGTAATACTAGTGGCAATAGCTGGAAAGGTGGGCTCCACATGGTTGTGGCTGCACCTAGAGATGATGCCTCTTCAAGTCTTCAAGCTAAGGATCATAGACTCATCATTGAGAGCCTCATCAGCATCATTCCACCACAGAAGGATAGTGTCACATGCAGCTTCCTTCTTAGACTTTTGAGAATGGCTAACATGTTAAAAGTTGCTCCTGCACTTGTTACTGAATTGGAGAAAAGGGTGGGAATGCAGTTTGAGCAGGCTACACTTGCTGATCTTCTGATTCCATGTTATAATAAGAGTGAGACTATGTATGATGTGGACCTTGTTCAGAGGCTATTAGAGCATTTTCTTGTGCAAGAACAGACTGAAACTTCAAGTCCAGGTAGACAATCTTTTTCGGACAAACATATGGGAAGTAGTAACTTGAATGCCAAGGCAAGAGTTGCAAGGCTTGTCGATAGTTATCTTACAGAAGTGTCCAGAGATAGAAACCTGTCCTTGACAAAGTTTCAGGTGCTTGCCGAAGCTTTGCCGGAGTCAGCTAGGACCTGTGATGATGGACTTTACAGAGCAATTGATTCATACCTTAAG GCGCATCCAACGCTGTCTGAACATGAAAGGAAGCGACTCTGCCGTGTAATGGATTGTCAGAAACTCTCCATTGATGCATGCCTGCATGCTGCACAAAATGAAAGGCTTCCATTAAGGGTAGTGGTGCAAGTTCTATTCTCTGAACAGGTGAAGATCAGCAATGCATTAGCCAGCAGTTCTCTGAAAGGTGATGATGAATCTCTTAACCATCCAATGGTTGTGAACCGAAAAACACTCCTTGAAGGAACACCACAATCATTCCAAGAAGGTTGGTCAACTGCAAAGAAAGACATCAACACACTCAAGTTTGAGCTTGAGAGTGTGAAAGCCAAGTACTTAGAGCTCCAAAATGACATGGAGACTTTACAGAAACAATTTGATAAGATGATGTTGAAGCAGAAGCATACATCAGCATGGAGCAGTGGATGGAAGAAGCTGACCAAATTTACAAAGACAACAAATGTTGAAAACCATGATGTTCCACCACATCAGCTTCCAACAGCTTCTGAAGAACATAACAGAAAGACTACTAGAAGGTGGAGGAATTCGATTTCCTAA
- the LOC112786715 gene encoding peptidyl-prolyl cis-trans isomerase FKBP12 has product MGVEKQLVRPGTGPKPVPGQNVTVHCTGYGKNGDLSQKFWSTKDPEQQPFSFKIGQGSVIKGWDEGVLGMQVGEVARLRCSPDYAYGSGGFPAWGIQPNSVLEFEIEVLSAQ; this is encoded by the exons ATGGGAGTGGAGAAGCAATTGGTGAGGCCCGGCACCGGTCCCAAGCCTGTTCCCGGTCAGAACGTCACCGTTCACTGCACTGGCTATG GGAAAAATGGTGACCTCTCCCAGAAATTTTGGAG CACAAAGGATCCAGAGCAGCAACCTTTTAGTTTCAAGATAGGGCAGGGATCTGTTATTAAGGGATGGGATGAAGGTGTTCTTGGCATGCAAGTCGGTGAAGTGGCTCGTCTCCGG TGCTCCCCTGATTATGCTTACGGTTCTGGTGGCTTCCCTGCCTGGGGGATACAGCCCAACTCTGTTTTGGAGTTCGAAATTGAAGTCCTCAGTGCCCAGTGA